One genomic segment of Paenibacillus sp. FSL H8-0332 includes these proteins:
- a CDS encoding YwhD family protein translates to MDNVQPEGKKQIALNIVNARAKHKGFGAGSIDLNNVSPVIIDQGIAVIDIGAMHAKSKVEKGIKFSMNREDVPTGRQVWVVWVAVDRTPEGQFYGGITACEMWIDTEARRGWKILADHVNKLDAALKRKLMLEGLGSAERAALKSLLMAHNEEWWAASPEELKAALSE, encoded by the coding sequence GTGGATAACGTACAACCGGAGGGCAAAAAACAAATTGCCTTGAATATTGTGAACGCCAGAGCCAAACATAAAGGCTTCGGTGCAGGCTCGATTGATCTGAACAATGTATCGCCTGTCATTATTGACCAGGGGATCGCCGTTATCGATATCGGTGCCATGCATGCCAAGAGCAAAGTAGAGAAGGGAATCAAATTCTCCATGAACCGTGAGGATGTTCCGACGGGAAGACAGGTATGGGTCGTATGGGTGGCTGTTGACCGTACCCCGGAGGGGCAGTTCTACGGCGGGATTACCGCCTGTGAGATGTGGATTGATACCGAAGCGCGCCGCGGCTGGAAGATTCTCGCGGATCATGTCAATAAGCTGGATGCGGCTTTGAAGCGGAAGCTTATGCTGGAGGGACTTGGAAGTGCCGAGCGGGCAGCGCTGAAATCGCTGCTGATGGCCCACAATGAAGAGTGGTGGGCCGCCTCGCCTGAAGAGCTGAAGGCCGCGTTGTCGGAATAA
- a CDS encoding regulator codes for MKDTGMIRSLDSLGRIVVPVEIRMTRNIDIGDPIEFFILDEDIIVLRKYTSTECTFCRSLDHVIYYKDQFICNTCLKELSDPERGSEPIHASPSSAEEHPEPARGGRRSKTEEMSLRLEKAIEDHPYANQKELAEVLGISQARVSQLKRKLNAPGRTAPQ; via the coding sequence ATGAAAGATACAGGCATGATCCGGAGCCTAGACAGCCTCGGAAGAATTGTGGTTCCCGTAGAAATCCGCATGACACGTAATATTGACATTGGGGATCCTATCGAATTTTTTATACTGGATGAGGATATTATCGTCCTCCGAAAGTACACCTCCACAGAATGCACCTTTTGCAGAAGTCTTGATCATGTGATCTACTATAAGGATCAGTTCATTTGCAATACCTGTCTGAAGGAGCTTAGTGACCCCGAACGCGGATCAGAACCCATCCATGCCTCCCCAAGTTCAGCAGAAGAACATCCCGAGCCTGCCCGCGGGGGACGGAGAAGCAAGACCGAAGAAATGAGTCTGCGTCTGGAGAAAGCAATTGAAGATCATCCCTATGCCAATCAAAAGGAGCTTGCCGAGGTTCTCGGCATCAGCCAAGCCAGAGTCAGCCAGCTCAAGCGCAAGCTGAACGCTCCCGGCAGAACAGCCCCGCAGTAA
- a CDS encoding DNA-3-methyladenine glycosylase, whose protein sequence is MEQYQALVDELTWDCRSPLSALRWGDRQRRTPALLRRRKVCHPFMKLNHSAGLEPQAPLLLQPELYKLAAVEAAPRLLGQHLVRRTEDGDIRCRIVETESYGGAEDKGSHAYGGRRTARTEVMFSAGGAVYIYLIYGMYHCLNVVTAAEDEPHAVLIRAVEPLTEKDAELMAAYRGVAVRKPADLSGGPGKLCRALRIDKSLNNSRFDLPDGLLSIEQGEDPESLDIVEAPRINIPYAGDYAERPWRFYLQGNPYVSAIDPQAQPHRLL, encoded by the coding sequence ATGGAACAATATCAAGCGCTGGTGGATGAACTAACCTGGGATTGCCGCTCCCCGCTGTCTGCGTTACGATGGGGAGACCGGCAGAGGCGTACGCCCGCCTTACTCCGCCGCAGGAAGGTGTGTCATCCATTCATGAAGCTGAATCACTCTGCTGGCCTTGAGCCGCAAGCGCCGTTGCTGCTGCAGCCTGAGCTCTACAAGCTCGCGGCGGTTGAAGCAGCGCCGCGCCTTCTGGGCCAGCATCTGGTCCGCCGTACAGAAGACGGGGACATCCGCTGCCGCATTGTGGAGACAGAGAGCTACGGAGGCGCCGAGGATAAAGGCAGCCATGCTTATGGCGGCCGCCGGACCGCCCGTACGGAGGTCATGTTCAGCGCCGGAGGCGCCGTGTATATATACCTGATTTACGGCATGTACCACTGCCTGAATGTGGTAACTGCCGCAGAGGACGAGCCGCATGCCGTTCTGATCCGGGCAGTAGAGCCGCTTACGGAGAAAGATGCCGAGCTTATGGCGGCATATAGGGGAGTTGCCGTCAGGAAGCCCGCGGACCTCTCCGGCGGGCCGGGCAAGCTGTGCCGGGCGCTGCGGATTGACAAGAGTCTTAACAACTCCAGGTTCGATCTTCCAGATGGTCTACTAAGCATTGAGCAGGGAGAAGACCCTGAGTCCCTGGATATTGTCGAGGCCCCGCGCATTAATATTCCTTATGCGGGAGACTATGCCGAGCGCCCTTGGCGCTTCTATCTTCAGGGCAATCCTTATGTCTCGGCCATCGATCCGCAGGCACAGCCCCACAGGCTCCTCTGA
- a CDS encoding PBP1A family penicillin-binding protein, whose translation MTRDSATPKVRKRRLRLLFRLLVVCVLLFLLAAGALLGYLYQKPLPPLGDDVRSRLLDARGNVMTTFTTDGRSREPVELNRISPLLIKATLAVEDRKFYNHIGFDLKGMGRAVLANLETGRRTQGASTLTQQLARNLYLTHEKTWTRKAKEALYTLQLEMKYTKDEILNMYLNEIYYGHGAYGIEAAARMYFGKAAADLDLAESALLAGVPKGPTYYSPYNHLDSALKRQGIILAAMVDTGDITESQAQEAAKEQLKLSPQGQKDTTVAAPYFRDYVRSLVIDSLHISSDELDRGGLNVYTTLDPDMQQAAEKAVDQGMDHSSELETALVSVDPRTGYVKAMVGGTNYRTSSFNHALAKTRQPGSSFKPIMYLAALSTKEMTGLSVFNSQPTLFHYDNNRKTYQPRNFGDKYLGEINMRQAIAASDNIYAVNTIMKIGADKVAAMAAAMGINSPLQSVPSLALGTSPVSPLEMTAAFAVIANGGVKQPVTAVLKITDAGGHLLYEAPQPEGQPVVEPAAAYVLTRLMEGVFESGGTGNRVASMIKRPVAGKTGTTDTDGWMVGFTPELSTAVWVGYDKGRDIATADGRRAAPIFAGFTEKALENVPPKIFPIPDGVVSVYIDPLSGMLATADCPEKKLETFISGTEPTEYCDKHSSGSGEPGASPSTTPGPADPAKEEHSLWNNIKRWWMN comes from the coding sequence ATGACGCGCGATTCTGCTACACCTAAAGTCCGCAAACGCCGCTTACGCCTGCTCTTTCGGCTGCTGGTTGTCTGCGTTCTACTGTTCCTGCTGGCAGCCGGGGCTCTGCTTGGATATCTATATCAGAAACCGCTCCCCCCGCTCGGGGATGATGTCCGCTCCAGACTGCTCGACGCCCGGGGCAATGTGATGACCACCTTCACTACAGATGGCCGCAGCCGCGAGCCTGTTGAGCTGAACCGGATCTCCCCGCTGCTCATCAAGGCCACGCTGGCTGTGGAGGACCGGAAATTCTATAATCATATCGGCTTTGATCTGAAAGGCATGGGGAGAGCCGTACTCGCCAATCTGGAGACGGGCAGACGCACACAAGGGGCCAGCACTCTAACCCAGCAGCTCGCGCGCAATCTGTACCTCACCCATGAGAAGACCTGGACCCGCAAGGCCAAGGAAGCGTTATACACCCTGCAGTTGGAGATGAAGTACACCAAGGATGAAATCCTGAATATGTATTTAAATGAAATCTACTACGGGCATGGCGCTTATGGAATTGAAGCTGCCGCCCGGATGTATTTCGGCAAAGCTGCCGCAGATCTGGATCTGGCGGAGAGCGCCCTGCTGGCCGGAGTGCCCAAGGGACCCACCTATTATTCTCCTTATAATCATCTGGACAGCGCCTTGAAGCGTCAAGGCATCATCCTGGCCGCCATGGTCGACACGGGGGATATTACGGAATCGCAGGCACAGGAGGCCGCTAAGGAGCAGCTGAAGCTGAGCCCGCAGGGTCAAAAGGATACCACGGTGGCTGCACCCTATTTCCGCGATTATGTGCGCAGCCTTGTGATCGACAGCCTGCATATCAGCAGTGACGAGCTGGACCGGGGCGGCCTAAATGTCTATACGACGCTTGACCCGGATATGCAGCAGGCTGCGGAAAAGGCGGTGGATCAGGGCATGGACCACAGCAGCGAGCTGGAGACGGCTCTGGTCTCCGTTGATCCCCGCACAGGCTATGTGAAGGCTATGGTCGGGGGCACAAATTACCGGACCAGCTCCTTCAACCATGCGCTGGCGAAGACGCGCCAGCCCGGCTCTTCCTTTAAGCCGATTATGTATTTGGCGGCACTGTCGACCAAGGAAATGACCGGTTTGTCCGTCTTCAACAGCCAGCCGACGCTGTTCCACTATGACAATAACCGCAAGACGTACCAGCCCCGGAATTTCGGGGATAAATATCTGGGAGAGATTAATATGCGGCAGGCCATTGCCGCATCTGACAATATCTATGCCGTGAATACCATTATGAAGATTGGGGCGGATAAGGTGGCTGCTATGGCTGCCGCCATGGGGATTAACAGCCCGCTGCAGAGTGTTCCTTCTCTGGCGCTCGGAACCTCGCCTGTCAGCCCGCTGGAGATGACCGCAGCCTTCGCAGTGATTGCCAATGGCGGAGTGAAGCAGCCGGTCACTGCGGTCCTAAAGATCACGGATGCGGGCGGACATCTTCTATATGAAGCTCCGCAGCCTGAGGGGCAGCCCGTGGTCGAGCCGGCAGCGGCTTACGTGTTAACCCGGCTGATGGAGGGTGTCTTCGAGAGCGGAGGCACCGGGAACCGGGTGGCCTCGATGATCAAGCGGCCGGTAGCCGGCAAGACCGGCACTACAGATACCGACGGATGGATGGTAGGCTTCACGCCTGAGCTTTCAACCGCCGTATGGGTCGGTTACGATAAGGGCCGGGATATTGCAACCGCCGACGGCAGACGGGCAGCGCCGATCTTCGCCGGATTCACGGAAAAGGCGCTGGAGAATGTGCCGCCGAAGATTTTCCCCATTCCCGATGGCGTAGTCAGCGTATATATCGATCCGCTGTCCGGCATGCTGGCTACAGCAGACTGTCCCGAGAAAAAGCTGGAGACCTTCATCAGCGGCACGGAGCCTACCGAATATTGTGACAAGCATAGCTCCGGCTCCGGTGAGCCCGGTGCTTCACCAAGCACCACTCCTGGTCCTGCCGATCCGGCCAAAGAAGAGCATTCACTATGGAACAATATCAAGCGCTGGTGGATGAACTAA
- a CDS encoding carbon-nitrogen hydrolase family protein, producing the protein MAFRVSAVQYHLHTISSFEEFAAECEHYIKTAGEYGAEFILFPEFLTTQLMSIGGDDGEALGIEDLPQFTDRYREMFSGYAKKYAVHIIGGTHVLRRSGKLYNVAHLFYPDGRIAEQAKLHITPAEVEGWNMGAGEELQVFQTEHGTIAMLTCYDIEFPEIVRMARAKGADVIFCPSCTDDRHGFHRVRYTSHARAIENQVYVVLTGTVGSLPTVDLMRANFGQAAVITPNDIPFPPQGLLAEGEINNDMIITADLDLELLYRVREHGSVTTWRDRRTDLYTDWT; encoded by the coding sequence ATGGCTTTTCGCGTATCTGCTGTACAATATCATCTGCATACCATCTCCTCCTTCGAGGAGTTTGCCGCTGAGTGCGAGCACTATATTAAGACAGCCGGAGAGTACGGCGCTGAATTTATTCTCTTCCCCGAATTCCTTACGACACAGCTGATGTCGATCGGAGGCGATGACGGGGAAGCGCTGGGGATAGAGGATCTGCCCCAGTTCACAGACCGTTACCGGGAGATGTTCTCCGGGTACGCCAAGAAGTATGCAGTACATATTATTGGGGGGACCCATGTCCTGCGCCGCAGCGGCAAGCTGTATAATGTAGCCCATCTTTTTTACCCGGACGGAAGAATTGCCGAGCAGGCCAAGCTGCATATTACCCCTGCTGAAGTAGAGGGCTGGAATATGGGGGCGGGTGAGGAGCTTCAGGTATTTCAGACAGAGCATGGAACCATTGCCATGCTGACTTGCTACGACATTGAATTCCCGGAGATTGTGCGCATGGCCCGGGCCAAAGGGGCGGATGTGATCTTCTGCCCGTCCTGCACGGATGACCGCCACGGCTTCCACCGGGTACGATATACGAGCCACGCCAGGGCTATCGAGAATCAAGTCTATGTGGTGCTGACCGGAACCGTAGGCTCCTTGCCTACCGTTGACCTGATGCGGGCTAACTTCGGCCAGGCAGCGGTAATTACACCTAATGACATTCCGTTCCCTCCCCAGGGTCTGCTGGCCGAAGGGGAAATCAACAACGATATGATCATCACCGCCGATCTGGATCTGGAGCTGCTGTACCGCGTCCGGGAACACGGGTCTGTAACCACTTGGCGTGACCGCCGCACCGATTTGTACACTGACTGGACATAA
- a CDS encoding GNAT family N-acetyltransferase, producing the protein MYYKKFYALDGKTPVPAVIRSYTEADFTELIKIQSEAFPPPYPAELWWNREQLLNHVTLFPEGALCVEVAGELAGSVTGFLMNFDPEVPALHHTWSEVTADGYLTSHQPDGDTLYIADLCVRPKYRKLGLGKELVQSLYHVVVEQKLERLLGAGRMPGYHRVAGQMTAEEYLAGVVAGSWSDPVITFLLRCGRSPVRVVEGYLEDEESGNYAALMEWRNPFNK; encoded by the coding sequence ATGTATTATAAGAAGTTCTATGCTCTGGACGGCAAGACGCCTGTACCTGCGGTGATCCGCTCCTATACGGAAGCTGATTTCACAGAGCTGATCAAGATCCAGTCCGAGGCCTTCCCGCCGCCTTATCCTGCGGAGCTGTGGTGGAACCGGGAACAGCTGCTGAATCATGTAACGCTTTTTCCGGAAGGGGCGCTGTGTGTGGAGGTGGCCGGAGAGCTGGCCGGATCGGTTACCGGATTCCTGATGAATTTCGACCCGGAGGTACCGGCGCTTCATCATACGTGGTCAGAGGTTACGGCAGACGGATATCTCACCTCGCATCAGCCGGACGGGGACACGCTGTATATTGCCGATTTGTGTGTCCGTCCCAAGTACCGCAAGCTGGGTCTGGGTAAGGAGCTGGTCCAGTCGTTATATCATGTGGTCGTGGAACAGAAGCTGGAGCGGCTGCTGGGAGCGGGCCGGATGCCCGGCTATCACCGGGTGGCCGGTCAGATGACAGCGGAAGAGTATCTGGCCGGGGTTGTCGCCGGAAGCTGGTCTGATCCGGTGATTACTTTTCTGCTGCGGTGCGGTCGGTCTCCGGTTCGTGTGGTCGAGGGTTATCTGGAGGACGAGGAATCAGGGAATTACGCAGCGCTGATGGAATGGCGGAATCCTTTTAATAAATGA
- a CDS encoding GNAT family N-acetyltransferase, which translates to MEYRRITDITDPLFKEVHQLLSDVFPPEEVLEYSLWKEPLADPGIRVFAAVHEGKVVGTTEYRYYADWNVAMTDFTIIGREGLGIGRFLARQRLKDLEKLAAENHMELLGMFAEIYDPYRVGYDFGGIKPMDPYVRREVLSHLGYKRIDIPYVHPSWQGNGEAVSGLDLCFMPGDEELESIAAPLVADFLTRYYAVLEGKPEAWTSMISQLRGRERVALLPL; encoded by the coding sequence ATGGAATATAGAAGAATTACAGATATCACAGACCCGTTGTTCAAAGAGGTGCATCAGCTGCTGTCGGATGTATTTCCGCCTGAGGAAGTGCTGGAGTACAGCTTGTGGAAGGAGCCGCTTGCCGATCCGGGAATACGCGTGTTCGCTGCGGTGCATGAAGGGAAGGTTGTAGGCACTACGGAATACCGTTACTATGCCGACTGGAATGTAGCGATGACCGATTTCACCATCATTGGCCGGGAAGGACTGGGCATTGGCCGTTTTCTGGCGCGTCAACGCTTGAAGGACCTGGAGAAGCTGGCTGCTGAGAATCACATGGAGCTGCTGGGTATGTTCGCCGAGATCTATGATCCTTACCGGGTGGGGTATGATTTTGGCGGAATTAAGCCGATGGACCCGTACGTCCGCCGTGAAGTTCTGTCGCATTTGGGCTATAAAAGAATAGATATTCCCTATGTCCACCCTTCCTGGCAGGGGAATGGCGAAGCGGTGTCCGGTCTGGACCTCTGCTTCATGCCCGGAGATGAGGAGCTGGAGAGCATCGCGGCGCCGCTGGTGGCCGATTTCCTGACCCGTTATTACGCCGTGCTGGAGGGCAAGCCGGAAGCCTGGACATCGATGATCAGCCAGCTTCGCGGCAGGGAGAGAGTGGCGTTATTACCGCTGTGA
- a CDS encoding DUF1934 family protein codes for MTEGPQGKYGVSVTLESVQGTERSVVHAAGEAIAKGQSLYIIYEEQQTGPEGAAAVVRNTLKISEGRIKLIRHGAVQSEQSFEPGQPLPGFYRSPYTQFNLTTDTKTLDIKREGRSLAVSWEYDLYVYGEISGQFAISLNIQEEPQS; via the coding sequence ATGACTGAAGGACCGCAAGGCAAATACGGCGTTTCGGTAACGCTGGAGAGTGTGCAGGGCACAGAGCGCAGTGTGGTACACGCTGCAGGAGAAGCTATTGCCAAGGGGCAGTCGCTGTACATCATTTATGAAGAGCAGCAGACCGGACCCGAAGGCGCAGCGGCCGTGGTACGCAACACGCTGAAGATTTCAGAGGGCCGGATCAAGCTGATCCGCCATGGCGCTGTACAGTCGGAGCAGTCCTTTGAGCCGGGGCAACCGCTGCCCGGATTCTACCGCTCGCCTTATACACAGTTCAATCTCACCACAGACACGAAGACACTGGACATCAAGCGCGAAGGAAGATCGCTTGCCGTTTCATGGGAATATGATCTCTACGTATACGGGGAAATATCAGGACAGTTCGCTATAAGTTTGAATATACAGGAGGAACCACAATCATGA
- the argS gene encoding arginine--tRNA ligase, producing MTQSLNPLQLAHERVKEAIADAVVAAGLVSREELPAIVLEVPKDKAHGDMATNAAMQLTKIAKRNPRQIAEAIIENLDTGSASIEKAEIAGPGFINFTLSKSYLYPVIALVADQGDDYGRVNIGQGKRVEIEFVSANPTGSLHLGHARGAAVGDALGNVLDYAGYNVIREYYINDAGNQVANLCISIETRYLQELGQPAEMPEDGYHGADIKVFAKELVAEKGDSLLAMTPGDRAAFFRTYGLAKELDKIKRDLSRFRVNFDIWFSETSLYENGEVLRSLDELRERGEVYEKEGATWLATTKYGDDKDRVLIKNDGTYTYLTPDIAYHSDKYGRGYDTMINIWGADHHGYIPRMKAAMAALGNDPEKLVVLIAQMVSLFQDGGKVKMSKRTGKAVTMEDLMEEVGIDAIRYFFTMRSMDSHLDFDMDLAISTSNENPVFYVQYAHARICSIFRQAEEQGIVVPDAAQIDYSKLTATHEYDLLRKIGELPAEITIAAEGYAPHRLVRYVYDLASLFHSYYKAERVITEDAAQTVARLALLGAARTAIANVLRLVGVTAPDRM from the coding sequence ATGACACAATCTTTAAATCCGCTCCAGCTTGCCCATGAACGGGTGAAGGAGGCCATCGCCGATGCGGTTGTAGCCGCAGGTCTGGTGTCCCGCGAAGAGCTGCCAGCCATTGTGCTGGAAGTCCCGAAGGACAAGGCCCATGGAGATATGGCGACGAATGCTGCTATGCAGCTGACCAAGATCGCTAAGCGTAACCCCCGGCAGATCGCCGAGGCGATTATTGAGAACCTGGATACAGGCAGCGCTTCTATTGAGAAGGCAGAGATTGCCGGACCGGGCTTCATTAATTTCACTTTGTCCAAAAGCTATCTCTACCCCGTTATTGCACTTGTGGCCGATCAGGGTGACGATTATGGCCGTGTGAACATAGGCCAGGGCAAGCGTGTGGAAATAGAGTTCGTCAGCGCGAACCCTACCGGCAGCCTTCATCTGGGACATGCCCGCGGGGCTGCTGTGGGCGATGCCCTGGGCAACGTGCTGGATTATGCCGGCTACAACGTGATCCGGGAATACTACATTAACGATGCCGGAAACCAGGTTGCCAATCTGTGCATATCCATCGAGACCCGTTACCTGCAGGAGCTGGGCCAGCCGGCCGAGATGCCGGAGGACGGTTATCATGGAGCGGATATCAAGGTCTTCGCCAAGGAGCTGGTGGCGGAGAAGGGCGATTCTCTGCTCGCTATGACACCGGGCGACCGGGCGGCATTCTTCCGTACCTACGGGCTTGCCAAGGAGCTGGACAAAATTAAGCGCGACCTCAGCCGGTTCCGGGTGAACTTCGATATCTGGTTCAGCGAAACCTCCCTCTATGAGAACGGGGAAGTGCTGCGTTCGCTGGATGAGCTCCGCGAGCGTGGAGAAGTCTATGAGAAGGAAGGCGCCACCTGGCTTGCGACTACCAAATACGGCGATGATAAAGACCGCGTGCTGATCAAGAACGACGGCACGTATACGTACCTCACACCGGATATCGCCTACCACAGCGACAAATACGGCCGCGGCTACGACACGATGATCAACATCTGGGGAGCCGACCACCATGGCTACATTCCACGGATGAAGGCGGCCATGGCGGCGCTCGGCAATGATCCCGAGAAGCTCGTGGTGCTCATCGCCCAGATGGTCAGCCTGTTCCAGGACGGCGGGAAGGTCAAGATGTCCAAGCGTACAGGCAAAGCCGTGACGATGGAGGACCTGATGGAGGAAGTTGGAATTGACGCAATCCGTTACTTCTTCACGATGCGCAGCATGGATTCGCATCTGGACTTTGACATGGATCTGGCGATTTCGACATCCAATGAGAACCCTGTATTCTATGTACAGTACGCACATGCGCGGATTTGCAGCATATTCCGCCAAGCGGAGGAGCAAGGGATTGTAGTGCCGGATGCAGCGCAGATTGATTACAGCAAGCTGACTGCCACACATGAATATGATCTGCTCCGCAAAATCGGTGAACTGCCTGCGGAGATTACCATTGCCGCTGAGGGCTATGCGCCGCACCGCCTGGTCCGCTATGTATACGACCTGGCTTCGCTGTTCCACAGCTACTATAAGGCAGAGCGCGTAATCACCGAGGATGCCGCTCAGACGGTAGCCCGCCTTGCCCTGCTGGGCGCTGCACGGACGGCGATTGCCAACGTCCTGCGGCTGGTCGGTGTTACCGCACCGGACCGGATGTAA
- a CDS encoding S8 family peptidase, translated as MDYYGFWQMLLEEMKAAPKSAPRHIVTFNDPRMYAGALSQWKSLKTKKPGLRQVQVSTLIRAFFVPAAGAERLMDRYADSLCIEEDHRILVHSVLADKSGSALLPWGIKAIRAPQAWSRSTGVHVKIGVIDTGVDFRHPDLRHALASGVNLLNRGMMPLDDNGHGTHIAGTLAAAGGARNMMGVAPRALIYPVKAFDHNGSAYVSDIVLGIDWCVQNKIDIINMSFGMRNRSKALHDVVIKAYRAGIAIIASSGNDGKRGGDYPARYPETIAVGALDRRQRIAAFSNRGPYIDVYGPGENIPSCWLREGYKEMSGTSMATSHVTGAAALLLALRPGLSPRELKLLLRRTAQPVRLRKGQRRASLGGGAADALRLLRAGIRARRGSGSGSSAAGGGGAGGSGGASGGSSGVKAAAAAKA; from the coding sequence ATGGATTATTACGGATTTTGGCAGATGCTGCTTGAAGAAATGAAGGCTGCCCCCAAAAGTGCCCCACGGCACATTGTGACCTTCAACGACCCCCGCATGTATGCCGGCGCACTATCGCAGTGGAAATCTCTGAAGACTAAAAAGCCTGGTCTGCGGCAGGTTCAGGTCTCTACGCTGATCCGGGCTTTCTTCGTGCCTGCCGCAGGAGCAGAGCGCCTGATGGACCGTTATGCAGACTCCCTATGTATAGAAGAAGACCACCGGATTCTGGTTCACTCGGTCCTGGCGGACAAAAGCGGTTCCGCTCTGCTGCCCTGGGGGATCAAGGCCATCCGCGCTCCGCAGGCCTGGTCCAGATCGACCGGCGTCCATGTGAAGATCGGCGTAATTGATACGGGCGTAGATTTCCGCCATCCCGATCTCAGGCATGCCCTGGCCTCCGGGGTAAACCTGCTGAACCGGGGCATGATGCCGCTGGATGACAACGGCCACGGCACGCATATTGCCGGCACCCTGGCCGCCGCCGGAGGTGCGCGCAACATGATGGGCGTAGCCCCCCGGGCGCTGATCTATCCGGTCAAGGCTTTCGACCACAACGGCTCCGCCTATGTGTCGGACATTGTTCTTGGCATCGATTGGTGCGTGCAGAACAAAATCGATATCATTAATATGAGCTTCGGGATGAGGAACCGGAGCAAGGCTCTGCATGATGTGGTGATCAAGGCCTACCGGGCCGGGATCGCCATCATCGCTTCCTCCGGCAACGACGGCAAGCGCGGCGGGGATTACCCCGCGCGCTATCCGGAGACTATTGCCGTAGGCGCCCTTGACAGAAGGCAGCGCATTGCGGCCTTCAGCAACCGCGGACCGTACATTGATGTGTACGGTCCGGGCGAGAACATCCCCTCCTGCTGGCTGCGGGAGGGGTACAAGGAAATGAGCGGCACCTCCATGGCGACCTCCCATGTCACCGGTGCCGCGGCCTTGCTGCTCGCGCTGCGGCCGGGGCTGTCGCCCCGCGAGCTGAAGCTGCTCTTGCGCCGCACCGCCCAACCGGTGCGGCTGCGCAAGGGCCAGCGCCGCGCGTCCCTGGGCGGCGGCGCGGCCGATGCGCTGCGGCTGCTGCGCGCAGGCATCCGGGCCCGGCGCGGCAGCGGCAGCGGCAGCAGCGCCGCAGGCGGAGGCGGAGCCGGTGGCAGCGGCGGCGCTAGCGGCGGAAGCAGCGGGGTGAAAGCCGCGGCGGCTGCGAAAGCGTGA
- the rpoE gene encoding DNA-directed RNA polymerase subunit delta codes for MSTPLNLKLDPEKVKEMPMVDLAFLVLKAANTPYYYRDLMVEVAKLRGLTDQESQDTIAQLYTEINIDGRFACVGTNLWGLKRWYPLERSDDPVGNTKRVRIINDEDDDLEDDDFADEEENYAAEEEDFDAIDEDRDDLYSDDDSEEEVDEDVVIDEDDDIDEDESDGEDSEDGEEDDADDED; via the coding sequence GTGAGTACGCCACTCAATTTAAAGCTGGACCCTGAGAAAGTAAAAGAAATGCCGATGGTAGACTTGGCCTTCCTGGTGCTTAAGGCAGCCAATACGCCTTACTACTACCGTGATCTGATGGTTGAGGTTGCCAAGCTGCGCGGGTTGACCGATCAAGAGAGCCAAGATACGATCGCCCAGTTATATACCGAGATTAATATTGACGGGCGTTTTGCCTGTGTCGGAACCAACCTGTGGGGCTTGAAGCGCTGGTACCCGCTGGAACGCTCCGATGACCCTGTCGGCAACACCAAGCGCGTGCGGATCATCAATGATGAAGACGACGATTTGGAAGATGACGACTTTGCCGATGAAGAAGAGAATTATGCTGCTGAGGAAGAGGATTTCGATGCGATTGATGAAGATCGTGACGACCTCTATTCCGACGACGACAGCGAAGAGGAAGTTGACGAAGATGTGGTCATCGATGAAGACGACGACATTGACGAAGACGAATCGGATGGTGAAGATTCCGAAGACGGCGAAGAAGACGATGCCGACGATGAGGACTAG